A region from the Neorhodopirellula lusitana genome encodes:
- a CDS encoding MATE family efflux transporter codes for MPQSDSMRAALAEVLRIALPLMVSTGMFSLVLFIDRTLLLWHEPTQMGAAMAAGNLFWVTICVFVGIVSMTGAIASQYVGAGQRSRIGRLLWQSIWFSLATIPLFAGLGYFAEALFEATGQAPSLVPMEAIYYRILLWGGAGEVMQTALSGFFSGTHRTRTIAIVSIFSGLVNLVLDLVLIFGIDPAWLGMAAVDGGERWLEMGIAGAAIASVISFWFKAFCYGGLLLLPNFRKTYGMVSGMCWDARMMKRLVYYGFPTGLMYATEAGAFSVIVLMIGRLGDVPLQATTMAINFNMVAFIPLVGMSIAASVLVGQHLVRSGPEFAGRRVWAALIISWIYASAWALTYWLGADILISLYELNPTAAETVGDASIAADATRSLQIAEGLLGFVAIYVVLDATQLILAGALRGAGDSWFVLVTGLTVSVTFLVIGVTFEPEWTRNTPSAFQALQWWWWILTGWVIALGLAMTARYAQGSWKQMRMV; via the coding sequence ATGCCCCAATCGGATTCCATGCGTGCGGCTCTCGCCGAGGTCCTGCGGATCGCACTTCCGTTGATGGTCAGCACAGGAATGTTCTCGCTGGTCTTGTTCATCGACCGCACGCTGCTGCTGTGGCACGAGCCCACTCAAATGGGCGCCGCGATGGCGGCCGGCAATTTGTTCTGGGTCACGATTTGTGTGTTCGTGGGCATAGTGTCGATGACCGGTGCGATCGCCAGCCAATATGTCGGCGCGGGTCAACGCAGTCGCATCGGCCGATTGCTGTGGCAATCGATCTGGTTTTCGCTGGCCACGATTCCGCTATTCGCGGGCCTGGGCTATTTCGCCGAGGCACTCTTCGAAGCCACCGGTCAGGCTCCAAGCTTGGTGCCGATGGAAGCGATCTACTACCGCATCTTGCTGTGGGGCGGTGCCGGGGAGGTAATGCAAACCGCTCTTTCCGGCTTCTTCTCGGGCACACACCGCACGCGGACCATTGCGATCGTCAGCATCTTTTCAGGACTGGTCAATCTGGTGCTGGACCTGGTCCTGATCTTTGGCATCGATCCCGCTTGGCTGGGGATGGCCGCCGTGGATGGTGGCGAGCGTTGGTTAGAAATGGGGATCGCTGGTGCTGCGATTGCGAGCGTGATCTCGTTTTGGTTCAAAGCGTTTTGCTATGGCGGCTTGTTGCTGCTACCCAACTTCCGGAAGACCTACGGCATGGTTTCGGGGATGTGCTGGGACGCACGCATGATGAAACGATTGGTGTACTACGGATTCCCGACCGGCTTGATGTACGCGACCGAGGCAGGTGCGTTTTCGGTGATCGTGTTGATGATCGGTCGACTGGGCGACGTGCCACTGCAAGCGACAACGATGGCGATCAACTTCAACATGGTTGCATTCATTCCACTGGTCGGAATGTCGATCGCTGCATCAGTATTAGTGGGACAACATCTGGTTCGCAGCGGGCCTGAGTTCGCAGGTCGCCGCGTCTGGGCGGCGTTGATCATCTCGTGGATCTACGCTTCCGCGTGGGCACTGACGTACTGGCTCGGCGCGGACATTCTGATCTCGCTATATGAACTCAATCCGACCGCCGCCGAAACAGTCGGTGACGCCTCGATTGCTGCGGATGCAACCCGTTCGCTTCAAATTGCCGAGGGCTTGCTAGGTTTTGTCGCGATCTACGTTGTCTTGGACGCGACCCAACTGATCCTTGCCGGTGCACTGCGAGGTGCCGGCGACAGCTGGTTCGTGCTGGTCACGGGGCTAACGGTTTCCGTCACATTTTTGGTGATCGGAGTCACCTTTGAACCCGAGTGGACTCGCAACACACCGTCCGCTTTCCAAGCCCTGCAATGGTGGTGGTGGATCCTAACCGGATGGGTCATCGCACTGGGGCTAGCCATGACCGCCCGCTACGCCCAGGGATCATGGAAACAAATGCGAATGGTTTAG
- the dgt gene encoding dGTP triphosphohydrolase, with product MIDLRRYADREHLLLATYAMHSRDSEGRRHNESAHAYRGPYGRDRDRILHSSAFRRLSGKMQVFTGEMGTYHRTRLTHTFEVASIARTIARVLQLNEDLTEALALMHDIGHPPFGHCGEDVLSECMESVGGFSHNQFALTIVEELEQRYHQFTGLNLSVETLAGQDTRAHKAEAAIGRAPLLEVQIVDAADSIAYDAHDVDDALQMGVLSIEELSKLAIINRAMEKVCQKSRDTGASPITTRDWTKIDLVGSPMRQLLVHELIDLQVSDLLKVSIDRLQSSQGMTADQVRDAGIRVAHSEDVTLERVELEQFLFNAVYRHPRLMPVREAAAERVAMLFKSLERNPNRLPMRFRRRAERLPRQRVIGEYIAGMTDRFCDQQYESLSRSSGGPLADW from the coding sequence CTGATCGATCTTCGACGATACGCCGACCGGGAACACTTGCTGTTAGCAACCTATGCGATGCATAGCCGGGATAGCGAAGGCCGCCGGCACAACGAATCAGCACACGCGTACCGCGGACCCTACGGTCGAGACCGCGACCGGATTTTGCACAGCAGTGCGTTTCGTCGGCTGTCCGGAAAGATGCAAGTCTTCACCGGCGAGATGGGCACGTATCACCGCACGCGGTTAACACACACATTCGAAGTCGCCTCGATTGCTCGCACCATCGCTCGCGTGCTGCAATTGAATGAGGATCTCACGGAAGCACTGGCCTTGATGCACGACATCGGCCACCCGCCGTTTGGGCATTGTGGGGAAGATGTGCTGAGCGAGTGCATGGAATCGGTGGGCGGCTTTTCACACAATCAGTTCGCCTTGACGATCGTCGAAGAACTCGAGCAGCGGTACCACCAGTTCACCGGCTTGAACCTGTCCGTCGAAACGCTTGCCGGCCAAGACACGCGTGCTCACAAAGCCGAAGCCGCCATCGGCCGGGCTCCGTTGTTGGAAGTGCAGATTGTCGATGCAGCGGATTCGATTGCCTACGACGCTCATGATGTCGACGACGCCTTGCAAATGGGCGTGCTCAGTATTGAAGAGCTTTCCAAGTTGGCGATCATCAATCGAGCGATGGAAAAGGTGTGCCAAAAGTCACGCGACACCGGGGCCTCGCCAATCACGACTCGCGATTGGACCAAGATCGATTTGGTCGGTAGCCCCATGCGGCAATTGCTGGTCCATGAATTGATCGATTTGCAAGTCAGCGACCTCTTGAAGGTTTCCATCGATCGGTTGCAGTCCTCGCAAGGCATGACCGCGGATCAAGTTCGCGACGCGGGCATTCGCGTCGCCCATAGCGAAGACGTGACGCTCGAACGTGTTGAGCTGGAACAGTTTCTGTTCAATGCGGTGTACCGGCACCCGAGATTGATGCCGGTGCGAGAAGCGGCAGCCGAGCGTGTGGCGATGTTGTTCAAATCGCTCGAGCGGAATCCGAACCGCTTGCCGATGCGTTTTCGTCGTCGAGCCGAGCGGTTGCCCAGACAACGTGTGATCGGCGAATACATCGCGGGGATGACAGATCGGTTTTGTGACCAGCAATACGAAAGCCTGTCCCGTTCCAGTGGCGGTCCGCTGGCCGATTGGTAA
- a CDS encoding sigma-70 family RNA polymerase sigma factor: protein MFDPMMDDFDDVSAQSADVVTGGFRKLPVDDNDDDNGGSVPDVSEGQVQLESPDELIAIDESDTWSDDPVRMYLTQMGEIPLLTRREEIELAKRIEETRRRFRTKLLENHYVLVEAYKTLKKVYRGQLPFDRTVQVSVTDRLEKEQIVGRLPHNLRTLQTLLSRNRHDWKVAMSKSTPPRRRAEAWRALARRRRRAVRLIEELGLRTQRIETRIGLLEKFSNRLDEIDQLIRNQKRTKHGREVREQLLHERRQILTACQETPTSLRNRVRMLGRVYSEYQQAKRELSEGNLRLVVSIAKKYRNRGLSFLDLIQEGNAGLMRAVDKFEYRRGFKFCTYATWWIRQAITRAVADQSRTIRIPVHMVETMSRVRNVARTLLQELGREPSIEETARRADVTIEEARRVLTMSRFPISLDRPVGNSEDSQFGDLLPDGTAESPQIGATQEMLRQRITGVLKSLSYREREIIKLRYGLGDGYSYTLEEVGHIFKVTRERIRQIEAKAVRKLQQPSRSQDLVGFLD, encoded by the coding sequence TTGTTCGATCCGATGATGGATGATTTCGACGACGTTTCAGCACAAAGTGCGGACGTTGTGACCGGTGGCTTCCGCAAGCTGCCTGTCGACGACAATGATGATGACAACGGCGGCAGCGTGCCTGATGTGAGTGAGGGCCAAGTTCAACTTGAAAGCCCAGACGAGCTGATCGCGATCGACGAATCCGATACTTGGTCGGATGACCCTGTCCGTATGTACCTGACGCAAATGGGCGAAATCCCATTGCTGACCCGCCGTGAAGAAATCGAGCTGGCCAAGCGTATCGAGGAAACTCGCCGTCGCTTCCGGACCAAGTTGCTCGAAAATCACTACGTCTTGGTGGAAGCCTACAAAACGCTCAAGAAGGTTTATCGTGGCCAACTGCCATTCGACCGAACCGTTCAGGTCAGCGTGACCGACCGATTGGAAAAAGAACAAATCGTCGGGCGTCTTCCGCACAACTTGCGTACCCTGCAAACTTTGCTAAGCCGCAATCGTCACGACTGGAAGGTCGCGATGAGCAAGAGCACACCACCACGTCGTCGCGCCGAAGCTTGGCGAGCACTCGCTCGTCGTCGTCGTCGTGCAGTGCGTTTGATCGAAGAGCTAGGTCTGCGGACCCAACGCATCGAAACTCGTATCGGCTTGTTGGAAAAGTTCTCCAATCGTCTCGACGAAATCGATCAACTGATCCGCAACCAAAAACGCACCAAGCATGGTCGCGAAGTTCGTGAGCAACTGCTTCACGAGCGTCGCCAAATCCTGACCGCTTGCCAAGAGACTCCTACGTCGCTTCGCAACCGCGTTCGGATGCTCGGTCGGGTTTACAGCGAGTACCAACAGGCCAAGCGTGAGCTGTCCGAAGGTAACCTGCGATTGGTTGTTTCGATTGCCAAGAAGTATCGCAACCGTGGCTTGTCGTTCTTGGACCTGATCCAAGAAGGCAACGCGGGCTTGATGCGAGCAGTCGACAAGTTCGAATATCGCCGTGGCTTTAAGTTCTGTACGTACGCAACTTGGTGGATTCGCCAAGCGATCACTCGTGCGGTTGCGGATCAAAGTCGTACGATTCGAATTCCAGTGCACATGGTCGAAACGATGAGCCGCGTGCGGAACGTCGCTCGCACTTTGTTGCAGGAACTCGGCCGCGAACCTTCGATCGAAGAAACTGCTCGGCGTGCCGACGTGACGATCGAAGAAGCTCGTCGTGTTTTGACGATGAGCCGCTTCCCGATTTCCCTGGACCGACCCGTCGGCAATAGCGAAGACAGCCAGTTTGGTGACTTGCTGCCCGATGGAACCGCGGAAAGCCCACAAATCGGTGCGACCCAAGAGATGCTGCGTCAGCGAATCACGGGTGTGTTGAAGTCACTGTCCTACCGTGAGCGAGAAATCATCAAGCTGCGTTACGGCCTGGGTGACGGTTACAGCTACACGCTGGAAGAAGTCGGTCACATCTTCAAGGTGACCCGCGAACGAATTCGTCAAATCGAAGCCAAAGCAGTCCGTAAGTTGCAGCAGCCAAGCCGCAGCCAAGACTTGGTCGGCTTCCTCGACTAA
- a CDS encoding serine/threonine-protein kinase has product MNTRTTDESNDDALDESLRRIDPLVRDLYEESAEIVPSDQGDMSSVDDLCPLYNSILRITARYQEPELLGRGGMKEVYRVFDARTVRHVALAKPLAQYSHDQYDAFLREAHLTARLEHPNIIDLFDMDVDDNGRPFFTMEFKRGRSLRAILNELRNGNEAEHFPLRERLAIFLRVCEAIAYAHSRRVLHLDIKPENIQVGEFGETQVCDWGLGVVAPSDEPLHDSEVLLDPDLYGPLLDSVKGTPVYMSPEQQERQTRKTPQMDIYALGCLLHEIVTLETYDANREKPLPIASALSAVIAKATQENPTHRYANANLLREDITRYLDGYSASVEETRVLHEAVLFYRRHREVCSVILGSLVVLALCVSYFIVQLRSERQAALTAQDDTERAWLRADMEKTIANMAKREAEQERLLAEDALAKYVIEKDRSEERLRNQVMSAVAMSDNLTSLPLMSHDTFSKTVQLSMKHLDAILDNTPPADSRVWHKKFWMHFLMQDFASATSLLDENKLVAPDLASIARDYEDKGNADGYLDTDDFISLIGDLCRSERFRAPLAEMMIVYDREYPRAIEDRVRIVRRWVRINNPMWRKERINYNPDTEAISIRGEGLRSLIRTLSANWPPGVRVNLLYTLNPRKLDIRNTEVSDLTQLDDLKLLVLDVRHTLVTDLSPLIESRSLRRLIVEAGQFPDEQIDALPDSIDVQVVAVDQ; this is encoded by the coding sequence ATGAATACGCGAACCACTGACGAGTCAAACGATGACGCGCTCGATGAGTCTTTGCGACGAATCGATCCGCTGGTCCGGGACCTGTACGAAGAGTCGGCGGAGATCGTGCCGTCGGATCAAGGCGATATGTCTTCGGTCGACGATTTGTGTCCGTTGTATAACTCGATCCTAAGGATCACTGCTCGGTATCAAGAGCCGGAGTTGCTCGGTCGTGGCGGCATGAAGGAGGTCTATCGTGTCTTTGACGCACGCACAGTGCGACACGTGGCCTTGGCGAAACCGCTGGCGCAGTACTCCCATGATCAGTACGACGCGTTCTTGCGTGAGGCTCATCTAACGGCGCGGTTGGAACACCCGAATATTATCGATCTGTTCGACATGGACGTCGATGATAATGGACGTCCCTTCTTTACGATGGAGTTCAAGCGAGGCCGATCGCTGCGCGCGATCCTGAACGAGTTGCGTAACGGAAACGAGGCGGAGCATTTCCCGCTGCGTGAACGGTTGGCAATCTTCTTGCGGGTTTGTGAAGCGATCGCGTACGCGCATTCGCGGCGGGTTTTGCACTTGGATATTAAGCCTGAAAACATTCAGGTTGGCGAGTTTGGCGAGACCCAGGTTTGTGACTGGGGTTTGGGGGTGGTCGCGCCAAGTGACGAGCCGCTTCATGATTCCGAGGTGTTGCTGGACCCGGATCTATATGGGCCGCTGCTCGATTCGGTCAAAGGGACTCCGGTGTACATGTCGCCCGAGCAACAAGAGCGACAAACGCGAAAGACGCCCCAAATGGACATCTATGCGTTGGGGTGTTTGTTGCATGAAATCGTCACGCTGGAAACCTACGACGCCAACCGCGAAAAGCCGCTGCCAATTGCTTCAGCCTTGTCTGCGGTGATCGCAAAGGCGACTCAAGAAAATCCAACGCATCGCTACGCCAACGCCAATCTATTGCGGGAAGACATCACGCGTTATTTGGACGGGTACAGTGCTTCGGTGGAAGAGACCCGCGTTCTGCATGAAGCGGTTTTGTTCTATCGTCGTCACCGCGAGGTTTGTTCGGTGATACTCGGGTCGTTAGTGGTTTTGGCTCTGTGTGTCTCGTATTTTATTGTGCAGCTTCGTTCAGAGCGGCAAGCCGCATTGACGGCTCAAGACGATACCGAGCGCGCCTGGCTGAGGGCGGATATGGAAAAGACGATCGCGAATATGGCCAAGAGGGAAGCAGAGCAAGAACGCTTGCTGGCAGAGGACGCCTTGGCCAAGTATGTGATCGAGAAAGATCGGTCGGAAGAGCGGCTTCGCAACCAAGTGATGTCGGCGGTTGCGATGTCTGACAACTTGACTAGCTTGCCGCTGATGAGTCACGACACGTTCTCGAAAACCGTGCAGTTGTCGATGAAGCATCTCGACGCGATTTTAGACAACACGCCTCCCGCAGACTCGCGAGTATGGCATAAAAAGTTTTGGATGCACTTCTTGATGCAAGACTTTGCTTCGGCAACAAGTTTGTTGGACGAAAACAAGTTAGTTGCACCGGATCTTGCCAGCATCGCTCGTGATTATGAAGACAAAGGGAACGCCGATGGGTATTTGGATACCGATGACTTCATTTCCTTAATTGGTGACTTGTGCCGATCCGAACGCTTTCGTGCACCTCTGGCTGAAATGATGATCGTCTATGATCGCGAGTACCCAAGAGCGATTGAGGATCGCGTTCGAATTGTTCGGCGGTGGGTGCGTATCAACAATCCAATGTGGCGGAAAGAAAGGATCAATTACAATCCTGACACGGAAGCGATCTCGATCCGCGGCGAAGGTCTGCGGTCGTTGATCCGCACGCTCTCAGCGAATTGGCCGCCGGGGGTCCGTGTGAATCTGTTGTACACGTTGAACCCAAGAAAGCTGGACATTCGCAACACGGAAGTCAGTGACCTGACTCAGTTGGATGACTTAAAGCTGTTGGTGTTGGACGTGCGTCATACGCTGGTCACTGACCTCTCGCCCTTAATTGAAAGTCGAAGTCTTCGCCGGCTGATCGTCGAAGCAGGGCAATTTCCTGATGAGCAAATCGACGCGTTGCCAGACTCCATTGATGTGCAGGTCGTCGCGGTCGATCAATAG
- a CDS encoding RNA polymerase sigma factor, whose protein sequence is MNPSKNLPTRISLLQRAQSGSDHPDWDELLQYYEPFIRRFLISMGIPTSDVDDVCQQVLSRLWQELVNYRRDAEHARFRTWLTRLIRNVAINDYHKRKRAQRVGGLHLEESDEIARSSNDLEQRVEAEWQRHVVRLALERMNRVFSGNAVEVFLRSTEGETSEEIGESLGMSVPSVYVLKNRVKKRLAQEVKLLREQLEFPDPSQ, encoded by the coding sequence ATGAACCCTTCCAAGAACCTGCCTACCCGGATCTCGCTGCTCCAGCGTGCTCAGTCCGGCAGCGATCATCCGGATTGGGATGAGCTGTTGCAGTACTACGAGCCGTTCATTCGGCGGTTCCTGATTAGCATGGGAATACCGACGTCCGACGTCGACGATGTTTGCCAGCAAGTCTTGTCGCGGCTTTGGCAAGAATTGGTTAACTACCGTCGCGATGCCGAGCACGCTCGATTCCGCACCTGGTTGACCCGGCTGATCCGGAATGTGGCGATCAATGACTATCACAAACGCAAACGGGCCCAACGAGTCGGGGGCCTTCATCTCGAGGAATCCGACGAAATCGCACGCAGTTCGAATGACCTGGAACAGCGGGTCGAAGCGGAATGGCAGCGGCACGTTGTCCGTTTGGCCCTGGAAAGGATGAACCGAGTCTTTTCAGGGAACGCGGTCGAGGTCTTCTTGCGTAGTACCGAAGGCGAAACCTCCGAAGAGATCGGCGAAAGTCTCGGGATGAGCGTCCCGAGCGTCTACGTGCTGAAAAACCGAGTCAAGAAACGGCTCGCTCAAGAGGTCAAGCTGTTGCGAGAACAACTCGAATTTCCGGACCCGAGCCAATGA
- a CDS encoding glycosyltransferase has product MRFRPAKVLMALPAYNEQESLPELLERIGEAFADSRLDYEVVIVDDGSRDDTAKIATQMSRQMPIHLVRHTVNQGLGITIRDALREAADRAGERDIIVTMDADNTHPPGLINRMVQSVHEGCDCVIASRFQPGSRVVGVPVERYFLSYGARALFTLLFPTRGVRDYTSGYRAYRASVIRNGFDRYGDNFVGETGFSCMADILLKLRKMGCVFGESPLRLRYDQKGGDSKMQVFRTIWLTLKMLGRHRVKGL; this is encoded by the coding sequence ATGCGATTCCGTCCTGCCAAGGTACTGATGGCGTTGCCCGCCTACAACGAACAAGAATCGCTGCCCGAGCTGTTGGAACGGATCGGGGAAGCGTTCGCTGACAGCCGGCTCGATTACGAAGTCGTCATCGTCGACGACGGCAGCCGCGATGACACGGCCAAGATTGCGACTCAAATGTCGCGTCAGATGCCCATCCACTTGGTACGCCACACCGTCAATCAAGGGCTCGGCATCACGATCCGAGACGCGCTGCGGGAAGCCGCCGACCGTGCTGGCGAGCGAGACATTATCGTGACCATGGACGCAGACAACACGCACCCACCGGGATTGATTAACCGGATGGTGCAATCGGTGCACGAAGGCTGCGATTGTGTCATCGCGTCTCGATTCCAGCCGGGCTCGCGGGTCGTCGGTGTTCCGGTGGAGCGATATTTCCTCAGCTACGGTGCCCGTGCCCTCTTCACGCTGCTGTTCCCAACCCGTGGGGTTCGCGATTACACATCCGGATACCGAGCCTATCGTGCTTCAGTCATCCGCAACGGTTTCGATCGGTACGGCGACAATTTCGTCGGTGAGACCGGATTCTCGTGCATGGCCGATATTCTGTTGAAACTTCGCAAGATGGGCTGCGTGTTCGGCGAGTCCCCGCTGCGACTTCGCTACGACCAAAAAGGCGGCGACAGCAAGATGCAGGTATTCCGCACGATCTGGCTGACGCTGAAGATGCTCGGCCGACATCGCGTCAAGGGACTGTAG
- the nusB gene encoding transcription antitermination factor NusB: MSTRRRAREIVLQLLYEADLNDWRDADARSRFIRSRLQGRKLLSTFAADLLEGTLKQRDAIDVELKKLSTNWALTRMPVTDRNVLRLGAYEILFAETPGQVAISEALTLARRYGGENSPRFINGVLDRLFKKATGRLNPGGDTAGDLKAETSDKANGQPTS; this comes from the coding sequence ATGTCTACACGCCGACGCGCCCGCGAAATTGTCCTACAACTTCTCTACGAAGCCGATCTGAATGATTGGCGGGATGCCGACGCGCGAAGTCGATTCATTCGTTCACGTTTGCAAGGTCGAAAACTACTTTCCACCTTCGCTGCTGACCTGCTCGAAGGAACGCTGAAGCAACGCGATGCGATCGACGTCGAGCTGAAAAAGCTGTCGACCAACTGGGCTCTAACGCGGATGCCTGTAACGGACCGGAATGTTTTGCGTTTAGGTGCCTACGAAATCTTGTTCGCCGAAACACCTGGTCAGGTCGCGATCAGCGAGGCTCTGACGCTGGCCCGCCGATATGGCGGCGAAAACAGCCCAAGATTCATTAACGGAGTGTTGGACCGATTGTTTAAAAAAGCGACTGGCAGGCTGAACCCCGGTGGTGATACCGCTGGCGATTTGAAAGCCGAAACGAGCGACAAGGCAAACGGACAGCCAACGTCCTAG
- a CDS encoding NAD(P)/FAD-dependent oxidoreductase: MSHSKTTSPGEETRSRQDAPRKRWLVIGGGVMGLQVATDLIDRGQDVTIAEAAPTMGGLTSAWKLGECTWDRYYHVTLLSDTKLRDMLGRLGLESTMKWVETKTGFYADGRLHSMSNTAEFLKFPPLNLIEKLRLGGTIFYASKIRNWRRLEKLTVEKWLRRWSGNGVFQKIWQPLLQAKLGDAYQQTSAAFIWAHTARMYKARRSGMKTEMFGYVPGGYAQVLETWVQWLRDRGATMITGSPVQCVESAHGQSAPGQSAPGQSAPGESSRGESSRGKTPPTHNAASNPGQLTVHIGGQPSGETRQENFDCVVSTIASPMIAKQCPQLSEDEKSRHRGIRYLGVVCASMLLNKPISPYYVTNITDTWVPLTGIIEMSTIASPDEELGGHHLVYLPKYLADDHEGLNESDADYQEKCLSTLEKMYDHFSRDQVIDFKIARTKYVAALSTVDYSTRLPDVVSSVPGFYALNSAHIVKGNLNVNETITLGEEKMIEEVWPDFLARFHC, encoded by the coding sequence ATTTCGCACTCCAAAACAACCTCGCCAGGCGAAGAAACGCGGTCTCGGCAAGACGCACCCCGCAAGCGATGGCTGGTTATCGGCGGCGGGGTGATGGGATTGCAGGTCGCTACGGACCTGATCGATCGCGGCCAAGACGTTACCATCGCCGAAGCCGCACCGACCATGGGCGGCCTGACCAGCGCGTGGAAACTGGGCGAATGCACGTGGGACCGCTACTACCACGTCACCCTACTCAGCGACACCAAACTGCGCGACATGCTCGGTCGTCTCGGGCTGGAATCGACGATGAAATGGGTGGAAACCAAAACGGGCTTCTATGCCGATGGACGCCTTCACTCGATGAGCAACACGGCGGAATTCCTGAAGTTCCCGCCACTGAACCTGATCGAAAAGCTGCGTCTGGGCGGCACCATCTTCTACGCCTCCAAGATCCGCAACTGGCGGCGTCTGGAAAAGCTGACCGTTGAAAAGTGGTTGCGACGATGGTCCGGCAACGGCGTCTTCCAGAAGATCTGGCAACCACTCTTGCAAGCCAAACTCGGTGACGCCTACCAACAAACCTCGGCCGCGTTCATCTGGGCGCACACGGCGAGAATGTACAAAGCCCGCCGCAGCGGCATGAAGACAGAAATGTTTGGGTACGTTCCCGGCGGCTACGCTCAGGTGCTGGAAACTTGGGTGCAGTGGCTGCGTGACCGTGGTGCCACCATGATAACGGGCTCTCCGGTCCAGTGCGTGGAATCGGCACACGGGCAATCGGCACCTGGGCAATCGGCACCTGGGCAATCGGCACCTGGGGAATCTAGTCGCGGGGAATCCAGTCGCGGGAAAACGCCGCCAACTCACAACGCAGCATCGAACCCCGGTCAGCTGACCGTGCACATCGGCGGCCAACCATCCGGCGAAACCCGCCAAGAGAACTTCGATTGCGTGGTGTCGACGATTGCCTCGCCCATGATCGCCAAACAGTGCCCGCAACTCAGTGAGGACGAAAAGTCACGTCATCGCGGCATTCGTTACTTGGGTGTGGTTTGTGCATCGATGTTGCTGAACAAACCGATCAGCCCGTACTACGTGACGAACATCACCGACACCTGGGTACCGCTGACCGGAATCATTGAGATGTCGACAATCGCCAGTCCGGACGAGGAACTCGGCGGCCATCACTTGGTGTACCTACCAAAATATCTCGCCGATGATCATGAGGGACTGAACGAGTCCGACGCGGACTACCAAGAGAAATGCCTGTCGACGCTTGAAAAGATGTACGATCACTTCTCCCGAGACCAGGTGATCGATTTCAAGATCGCTCGCACCAAGTACGTCGCCGCACTCTCGACGGTCGACTACAGCACCCGGCTTCCCGACGTCGTCAGCAGCGTGCCTGGGTTCTATGCATTGAACTCCGCCCACATCGTCAAAGGCAACCTGAACGTCAATGAGACGATCACGCTAGGCGAAGAGAAAATGATCGAAGAAGTCTGGCCTGACTTCCTTGCCCGCTTCCATTGTTGA